The segment GCTGGCCTGGACCGGGCAGTTCCGTTTGCGCGGGCAAATCCGCATGGCAATCGATATCGACCCTCAAAGCTTTTACTGATGTCATCGCGGGTCTGCCCCGCAGTGGCGCGCAGGATTCGACATGCGTGTCGATCTAAGACGCTAAAAACGGGTTCTTTCCTGCTGGTGCCTTGTTTGTCTGTGGCCGCCCCTCTACATCTCGGGCATGAAACGCTGGATCCCTTTTGTGAAATCCGACCCGGTTGTGTCGGTTGTCCGCCTGCAAGGCACCATCGGCATGGGTGGGCGCGGTGCGCTGAACGATTCCGGCCTGCGCAGCTTGTTTGAAAAGGCCTTTCGCAAGGGAAAACCGGACGCTGTTGCTCTAGAGATCAATTCTCCTGGCGGCTCGCCGGTGCAATCGTCGCTGATTGGCAGCCGTATCAGGCGGCTCGCTGACGAAACCGGAGTCCCGGTCTTTGCCTTTGTCGAGGATGTGGCCGCGTCGGGCGGATACTGGCTGGCTTCGGCCGCGGACGAGATCTATGCCGACAGCAGCTCGATCCTTGGCTCTATCGGTGTCATTTCTTCCGGTTTCGGCGCGCAGGTGTTTCTGGCGCGGCAGGGGATCGAGCGGCGGGTGCATACTGCGGGAAAATCGAAATCCATGCTCGATCCGTTCCGTCCCGAAACCGAAGAGGATATCGCCCGGCTGAACCGGCTTCTGGGTCAGTTGCACGACAACTTTATCAACCATGTGCGCAGCCGTCGCGGTGACAAACTGGCCGCAGACCCGGATCTGTTCACGGGAGAGGTCTGGATCGGCGAAAGTGCCGTGCGGGTCGGTCTGGCTGATGGTGTGGGTCATTTGTTGCCAGTGATGAAGGAGCGCTTTGGCGACAAGGTGAAATTCCGCCGCTTTGAGATGCGCAAGCCGCTGTTTTTGCGGTTTGGCGCCCAAATGACGCAGGATGCCATAGCCGGGATCGAAGAGCGTGCGGATTTCGCGCGCTTCGGGTTGTGACGTGATCGTCAAGATTGTCAGCCTGTTTCTGCTCGGCATGGCTGTGCTGGCGATGTTTGGCAAACTGCGCGTGCCGGGAGCACGACGCCTGAGCGATCGGAAATGCCAGCGATGCGGACGCTATCGGATCGGACGCAGCCCGTGCGCCTGTGGTCACAAAAAAGGCTAGGATGGTCCGGCCCGAAAGTGCGGCCGCCGATTTTGTTTTGGCGGCTTTGTGCTGACAGCGCTCTATCTAATATATGTGGCGAGTGTTCTGAGTTTGGGATCAAAAGATGCGCGCATTGGTGATAGGCGGTGAGACGGGTCCGGGCTGGGCAGCGGCACGGTATTTGGCGGCGCGTGGTTATGATGTGGCTGTGCAGCACGCGGGTACTGCCGCGTCAATGATGCAGCTGCTGAACGAGATTCGGGCACTCGGGCGGCGGGCCGTGGCCGTCACCGAGGACCAGTCCAACATTGGGGCGTGTGCCGGACCGGTTGCCCGCGCGGCCGCAGCGTTGGGTGGTCCTGTAACATGTTTGGTCCATGCGGATACGACAGGTGTTTCTGGCGCTCTGCCAGAGCAGGGGGGCACGCTGGCTCTGACGCAGCAACTTGCGGCACAGATGGGGCCTGCGTGCGTCGATGCGCAGGGCGAGCGTCGGGCACAGGCGTCAATGATCATCCTGATTGATCGTGGTTGCGCGGGGCGGGGCGCAGCGCGGCCTGCCACTGATCAGGCCCGCCATGCGCTGACACAGTTAACCCAGACAGCGGCGCTGGCTTTTGCGCCCGCTATACGAGTGAATGCCATCGGGATCGATGCTGTTCAGCCTGGCCGAACGGGGCTGTCGGGCGGGTATGACGACGCAGATTTTGACGACCTGCTGGCGGCGCTGGGCTATCTGGACGATTCGCACGCCGTGACGGGTCAGATGCTCTGCGTGAGGGTCTAGGGATATCGTATGACGGTATACGCGCTCGGCGGGACGCCGCCGGGTGCCGCGACGGAAAGTTGTGCACCGTGTTAATAATTGTTACGAGAGCGTTACAAATCCTTCAATAAAATCAGTTGCTTGCATGTGCCTTGACATAATTTTCTTTAAAATCAGATTGTTATAGTTTCGCTTAAAAATCGGGCAGATCAGCGAAGCCAGCCGAAACCATAGAAGAATTCGGATTCGGCAAATCTTGTGCGCAGACTTGTCCACAGGAACGGTGGATGTCTTCAGTCTTGCGCGCTGGAACGAGACAGTGCAGCGAAGGGAGAGAATCAGTGTTGAAATGGTGGATTGACAGCGGCGATGACAACAGGACTTGACACCGGCTCAGAGGCCCCGCTGACCGGGTACAACTGCATACATTCCTACCTCAGGACTTTGGAAACTTCCCCCGGCGTATACCGTATGCTGGATGCGGAAAGCCGGGTGCTTTATGTCGGCAAGGCGCGCAACCTGCGCGCGCGCGTCAGCAACTATGCACGACCCACCGGACATTCAGGACGCATCGCGCGGATGATCCGCGAGACAGCGTCGATGATGTTCCTGACCACCCGCACCGAGACCGAGGCGTTGCTGCTAGAACAGAACCTGATCAAGCAGCTCAAGCCGCGCTACAATGTGCTGCTGCGCGACGACAAGAGTTTTCCCAATATCCTGATGACGGATCACACCTATCCGCAGATTACCAAGCATCGTGGTTCAAAAAAGGACAAGGGTCAGTATTTTGGTCCCTTTGCCAGCGCAGGGGCTGTGAACCGGACGCTGAATCAGCTGCAAAAGGTGTTCCTGCTGCGCAACTGCGCTGACACCATGTTCGAAGGGCGCACGCGTCCCTGTCTGCAGCATCAGATCAAACGGTGCTCCGCCCCGTGCGTCGGCAAGATCTCAGAGGCGGATTATGCGACAACAGTGCGCGATGCGATGCAATTTCTGCAAGGCAAGAGCACGCATATCCAGGCGACGCTGGCGACCCAGATGTCCGAGGCCTCCGACGCGATGGAGTTCGAACGCGCGGCGGCGTTGCGCGACCGGATTCGCGCGCTGACGCAGGTGCAGACTGCGCAAGGGATCAACCCGCGCGGCGTCACCGAGGCGGACGTGATTGCACTGCATCTCGAAGGCGGTCAGGCCTGCGTTCAGGTGTTTTTCATCCGTGCCAACCAGAACTGGGGCAATCGCGACTTTTATCCGCGTGTCGGCCCGGATGTGGACGAGGCTGAGGTGCTTGAGGCCTTTGTTGGTCAGTTCTACGACACCAAGGAACCGGCGCGGTTGTTGTTGCTGAGCCACCCGATCGAGAACACCGATCTGATGGAGGACGCGCTGAGCGGGAAGCTGGGCCGCCGGGTCGAGATCGCGGTACCGCAGCGGGGTGAAAAAGCCGAGCTGATGGAAGGGGCTGCACGCAACGCCCGCGAAAGTCTGGCCCGCCGCATGGCCGAAACGGCGACACAAGGCAAACTGCTCAGGGGGCTAGCCGAAGCTTTTGGACTGAACGCACCGCCGGGGCGGATCGAAGTTTACGACAACAGCCATATTCAGGGCACCAACGCTGTCGGCGGGATGATTGTGGCAGGGGCCGAGGGGTTCCTGAAGAACCAGTATCGCAAGTTCAACATCCGGGGTGACGATCTGGTGCCAGGCGACGATTTCGGCATGATGAAAGAGGTGTTGTCGCGCCGGTTCAAACGCTTGCTCAAGGAAGACCCGGACCGGGATAAAGGGTTGTGGCCGGATCTGTTGCTGATCGACGGTGGCGCCGGGCAGGTGTCGGCGGTGGCGTCGATCATGCAAGAACACGGGGTCGAGGATATTCCGATGGTCGGTGTCGCCAAGGGGGTGGACCGTGACGCCGGAAAAGAGGAATTCCATCGCGTGGGCCAACGCCCCTTTGCCCTGCGCCACAATGATCCGGTGCTGTATTTTGTGCAGCGTTTACGCGACGAGGCGCACCGCTTTGCCATTGGCACCCATCGCGCGCGCCGCTCCAAGTCAGTGGGTGCGACGCCGCTGGATGATGTGCCGGGCGTCGGTGCCGCCCGCAAGCGGTCGTTGTTGGCGCATTTTGGCTCGGCCAAGGCAGTGAGCCGCGCCAACCTTGCTGATCTGCGCGCGGTCGATGGCGTGTCCGAGGCGCTGGCAGAACGGATCTACGGCTTTTTTCACGAGCAGGGCTGATTGCGCGGTGCGGGGGATCAACGATCCCGCAAAAGACGAAACCCGGTAGAGGCGCCCCAACCGGCGGCAATGGCGATTGCCAGCGACAGTAGGCCGTATAGCAGCGGCTGTTCGTGCGACAGATTAAAGAGCCAGCGTTCAATTCCGACCTTGCCGACCTCGATTGTGGTTTCATGTTCCGCGATCACGATGCTGTCGCGGGTCAGCAGGATGCGGGTGCGATAGGCCCCTTCGGTCAGGTTCGCGGGCAGCGCCACGGCGGTATCAAACAATGTCTGTTGGTTCAGATCGACAGTTTCCTCGTGCAGCTGATACAGACCGCTGTTCGTGCGGACTCGGATCAGCGCTTCGGTAAAGCTCTGGGAATCCTGCACCGACATCGGCGCGCCGACCGAACGGATCGCCTGCGGGATCGAGACCGAGTGGCGCAGGTCTTCGATTTCGCTGATTGTTTCGCTCCAGGGGGCAGAGGTGGCGACGGCATAGAAGGACGGGGCCAGGTCAACCTCGACCGCGTCTACATTGACCCAGATGCCAAAGCGGCGTTCTTTGCGCCGCACCGTGACGGGCACTGACGGGCCGGACACTGCGACGATGACCTGCAGCGGTGGACCTTGGGGAATCAGGCTTTCGCGTTTGATTGCACCAAATATCAGGATCTCGGAGCCGTCGAAATTCGTGGTGATCTGAACATTGCTGCGGCTAAGACCAATGATCACCTGTTCGTCGGTCTGCGCCGAGGCGGTGGCCGGGGCCAAGCCAAGGGACAGGGCCAGAAGGTGCAGAAGACGGCGGATCATGACGCGCCACCGGACAGAGAATAGAGTTCGGACGGCTGCAACAACAACTCTAGCGCAATCTTGCCACAGACAGCCAGCACGAGGATCGCAAGGAGGATGCGGAGTTGTTCAGCCTTCAGGCGGGCACCGACCACGGTGCCGAATTGCGCGCCGACCACCCCGCCGATGATCAGCGCGAGCGCAAGGATCAGATCGACTGTCTGGCTGGTCGTGGCGTGCAGGAGGGTGGTAAATGCGGTCACAAAGATGATCTGAAACAGCGATGTGCCAATCACCACCTTGGTCGGCATGCCCAACAGGTAAATCATCGCAGGCACCATGATGAACCCGCCGCCAACCCCCATGATCGCGGCAAGGATACCGACAAATGCACCGACCATCAGTGGCGGTATTGCCGAGATATACAGCCCCGAAGTGCGGAACCGGATCTTGAACGGCAAACCGTGGACCCAGCCATGCTGACGGCGCTTTGCCGGGGCGCCACGTTTGGAACGGCGCAGCGCGCGCACGCTCTCGACAAACATCAGGGCGCCGATGACGCCAAGAAACAGCACATAGCACAGGCGGACAAGCAGATCGACCTGCCCAAGCTGGCGCAACAGGTTAAAGACATAAACGCCGATTGCGGCACCGATCAGGCCACCGATCAGCAGGACGGTACCCATGCGCAGATCAACGGTCTTGCGCCTCAGATGGGCCAGAACCGCCGATATTGACGAGGCGACGATCTGGTTGGCCCCCGTGGCCACGGCAACGGCCGGCGGGATGCCCATAAAGAACAGCAGCGGCGTGATCAGAAACCCGCCGCCAACGCCAAACATCCCCGACAGCATACCGACCAGCGCACCCACCCCCAAAAGCAGGAACAGGTTGACCGAGACTTCGGCAATGGGAAGGTAGAGCTGCATGAAATCACATTGCGCTGCGTTGCAGCAGTTGGCAACGGGGCGTTTAGTGGAAAATACTTAATGCCGACGACTGTGTTGTCACGGCGTCTTTGCACAGTGATAGCCATTGATCGGATGTCCGCAGTGCGGCGGCGGAATGCCTCTGGCTGGCCTAGCGTTCCTTGACGTAGGGTTCGCCGCCGGCGCGGGGCGGGATCGCCTTGCCGACAAATCCGGCAAGGATCACAACCGTCAGGATGTAGGGCAGGGCGTCCATCACCTGTACCGGGATCACGATGCCACCAAGGTCGATATTCTGGTAGCGCAGCGCCACCGCTTGTAGCAGCCCAAAGAGCAGGCAGGACCAAAGCGCATACCATGGCCGCCATTTTGCAAAAATCAGTGCCGCCAAAGCGATGTAGCCGCGCCCGGCTGTCATATCTTTGACGAAGCCGGCCTGTAGCCCGGTGGCCAGATACGCCCCCGCGATGCCGCAAAGCAGCCCGCAGATGGCGACCGCGGCAAAGCGAAGCCCGACAACCGATACGCCGGCCGTATCCACCGCTTCGGGTGCCTCGCCCACCGCGCGCAGACGCAGGCCGAAACGGGTGCGAAACAGGATCCACCAGGTCAGCGGGACACACAGGAACGCCACATAAACCAGCACCGAATGACCCGAGATCAGCTCGGCGTAGATCGGGCCCAGAATTGGCACACCCGACAAGGCACCGGCAAACGGCAGGGTGATCTGTTCAAACCGTCCCCCACCCATCAGGGATGGCGTGCGCCCGCCCTGCGAAAACCAGTCCTGCGCGATCAGAACCGTCAGGCCAGCCGCAAGAAAGTTGATCGCCACGCCCGAGATCAGCTGATTGCCGCGAAAGGTGATCGAGGCCAGACCGTGGATCGCCGCCAGCACCATCGACGATGCGATCCCCGCCAGCAGGCCCAGCCAGACCGATCCCGTCAACGATGCCACTGCGGCTGAAAAGAACGCCGCCATCAGCATCTTGCCCTCAAGCCCGATGTCAAAGATCCCCGCGCGCTCGGAAAACAAACCCGCGAGGCAGGCCAGCAACAAAGGCGTGGCCAGACGGACGGTTGAATCGAGAACCTGCAAGAGGGTGAGGAATTCCATGCGTCTACCCTTCTGACGTCGCCAGCCGCCAGGCCGCGAATGTAAAGAAACCGCCCAGAGCTGCCTCGACCCAGCGACGTCCGCGCTGATAGGCGGCGCGCACCGGCCTGGCCGACAATAGCACCGCCCAGGCCGCGTGGCAGAGGAAAGAGATGCAGAATGCACCTACCACAAAGGCCGTGATTACCGGGGCGCCGCCGCCCTTGGTCGCACCTACCGAGGCGATGGCCAGCCAGAACACGATGGCCTTGGGATTGGTGACCTGCAGCAGGAACCCGGCCGCGAAATGTTTGGCCACGCTTTGCTGGGTCGCGACTGTCGGCGCGACCGTGGGCGGGTTCAGCGCCTTGCGGGCCGCGCCCCAAGCCAGCCAGAGCAGATAGGCCGCGCCGATCAGACGCAGAATTTGCATGGCCCAGGCGGCCTGCGCAATCAGCAGGCCAACCCCCAGCAGCGTGGCGATGTTCAGGCAGAGACTGCCACAAGCAATCCCGGTGGTGGCAATCAGCGCCGGGCCGCGCCCCTGCGACGTCGACAGCCCCAATAAAAACGCCACCGCCGGACCAGGCGACGCAGCGGCGAGAAAAAGAATCGAATAGGCAGCAACAAACGCGGGCAGGTGGGCAACAAGCTGTTCCATTCTCAGCCCTCTTGCCGGCGCATCGCCAGGAACACACGCTCCAGTGGGCCCCGCACCATATTGTCAAGCGCCCCGGTGAACAAGATCACCAACGCCTGGATGACGACGATCAACTCGCGCGGGATGTTGGTCCACAGCGCGAGCTCGGCCCCGCCCTGGTAGAGAAAGCCAAACAGTATGGCGGCGAGGAACACGCCCAACGGGTGCGAACGGCCCATCAGCGCCACGGCGATGCCGATGAAACCCGCCCCCTCGGTGGCATTCATGATCAGGCGCTCGGCTTCGCCCATCGTGGTGTTGACGGCCATCAATCCCGCCAGACCACCCGAGATCAGCATCGCGATCACGGTGATCCGCACGGGCGAGATGCCGGCATAGCGCGCCGCCGGTTCCGAATGGCCAAAGGCGCGGATCTCATACCCCAGTCTTGTGCGCCAGATCAGCACCCAGACGGCGATGCAGGCCAGTACGGCGACAAAAAACGACACATTGGCCGGTGCGCCGCGGAACATCGGATCCGCCGCGGTTGAGAACATGTCCTGAAAGGTTGGCAGGCTGACCGCATCGGGGAACCGCGCAGTGGCGGGGTCCATGGCACCCACCGGACGCAGGACATTGACCAGAATGTAATTGAGCAGCGCGGCGGCAATAAAGTTGAACATGATCGTGGTGATCACGATATGGCTGCCGCGTTTTGCCTGTAGCCAGGCCGGGATCAGCGCCCAGAGCGCGCCAAAGGCCGCAGCCCCGACACAGGCGAATATCAGCGCCAGTGACCAGTGCGGCCATGGGATATACAGGCACACCAGCGCCACGCCTAGCCCGCCGAGCATTGCCTGCCCTTCGCCACCAATATTGAACATTCGCGCGTGGAATGCCACCGACACGGCCAGACCGGTAAAGATGAAATTGGTTGCGTAATAGAGCGTATATCCCCAGCCTGCCGATCGCATCAGCGCGCCTTCGACCATCAGGTTGAAGGCATCAACCGGGTTTTCGCCGATGGCAATGATCACCAGCGCCGACAGGACCGCCGCCAGCAGCAAAGAGATCAGCGGAACAAGGACCGCATCGGCCCATGGCGGCATCTTATCCATGGCTGTGTCCTTTCATGGCGACGTGATCCTGATTTTGCGTGCTCCAAAGACGCCGCATCTGTCGCTCACTCATGCGACGCGGCCTCCCGCGCTTCTTTGGCGCGGAGCTGTTCATCGACAGCTTCGATCAGCGGTTTGTCGGGGATGTTGGTGATCCCGGCCATCATCAGACCCAATTCCTTTTGGTTGGTTCGTGCCGGGTTGCGAAAGCCCATGATACGTCCGTCGAACATCACCGCGATGCGGTCGGACAGCGAAAAAATCTCGTCCAGTTCGACCGATACCAGCAGGATTGCCTTGCCTGCGTCGCGCAGCGCCACGATCTGTTGATGAATGAATTCGATGGCACCGATATCCACCCCGCGCGTCGGCTGGCCGATGAGCAGGATGTCTGGATTGCGCTCGATCTCGCGGGCCAGAACCACCTTTTGCTGATTGCCGCCCGAGAAATTTCTGGCGGCGAGGTTGGGATCGGGCGGACGGACGTCAAAGCGCGCCATCTTGCCGGCGGCGTCGGCGCGAATGGCGGCGTTGTTCATGAACAGCCCAGATTGGAACGCTGGGTCGCGATGATAGCCGAAAACGGCGTTTTCCCAGGCGGCGTAGGGCATGATCAGCCCTTCGTTCTGTCGATCCTCGGGCACATGGGCGATGCCCTGCTCGCGGCGCGACTGACCGTCTGACTGACTGCCGGTCAGGTCCAGTTCGATGCCGTTGACGCGCACGATGCCGGTGGCGTTGGCATAGCCGCCCAGCACTTCGAGGAGTTCGGACTGGCCGTTGCCCGCGACGCCGGCGATGCCTAGGACCTCGCCCGCGCGCACCTCAAAACTGATGCCGCGCAGTCGTTCCACGCCCTTGTCGTCATGCAGACGCAGGTTTTCGACCTCAAGCACCGCAGGGCCGGGCAAGGCAGGAATTTTGTCGAATTGTAGCAGTACCTTGCGTCCAACCATCAGCTCGGCCAGCTCTTCGGGCGATGTGTCGGCTGTCTGGACCGTGGCCGTCATTTCGCCACGCCGCATGACCGAAACGGTGTCGGTGATTTCCATGATCTCGCGCAGCTTGTGGGTGATCAGGATGATCGTTTTGCCCTCGGCGCGCAGATTGTCGAGGATGCGGAACAGGTGATCCGCCTCGGCGGGGGTCAGCACACCAGTCGGTTCATCAAGGATCAGAATATCCGCCTGCCGGTACAGCGCCTTGAGGATCTCGACCCGCTGCTGGTGGCCAACGGAGAGGTTTTGAACCAAGGCATCCGGATCAACGGAAAGCTCGTATTCCTCGGCCAGCTTTTTCAGCGCGCCGCGCGCCTTGGCCAGAGAGGGGCGGAGCAGGCGGCCGTCCTCGGCCCCGAGTATGACGTTTTCCAGAACGGAAAAATTCTGCACCAGCTTGAAATGCTGGAACACCATGCCAATCCCTGCGGCAATCGCGGCCTGGCTGTCGGGGATTTCAGTCTTTTTGCCGCCGATAAAAATCTCGCCCGCGTCAGCCTTGTAGAATCCGTAAAGGATCGACATCAGCGTCGATTTCCCAGCGCCATTTTCACCAATGATGCCGTGGATCGTGCCCGGCATGACGCGAACCCGGATATCCTTGTTGGCCTGAACCGGGCCAAACGCCTTGGAGATCCCTTTGAGTTCGATGGCGGGGGCGATATCTGTCATGGGCCCGTTCATTTTCAGCGTCAGGAAAGCAGGTCGCGTCTTGATGGCGCCGCGACCCGTGTTTTCAAGCGATCAATTTGCCTGTGCAGATTATTCCACTGGGCAGGTGTTGTCGGACATGTAGTCATGCACCATCAGTTCGCCGCTGGCGATCTTGGCCGAGGCATCGTCAACTGCGGCCTGCATCTCGGCTGTAATCAGATCGGCGTTGAATTCATCTACGGCATAGCCGATGCCGCCGTTGGCAATCCCCATCACATTGATTCCAGTCTCGAGGTCCGCGCCCGAGGTCATGGCGTCGTAGACGGCATTGTCAACGCGTTTGAGCATGGATGTCAGGACCTTGCCGGGATGCAGGTAGTTCTGGTTGCTGTCGACGCCGATTGACAGGATATCCTCGTCCGCAGCGGTTTGCAGTACGCCGACACCGGTGCCGCCGGCGGCAGAATACACCACATCGGCGCCTTGGCTGATCTGGGCCTTGGTCAGTTCGGACCCCTTGACCGGGTCGTTCCAGGCGGCAGGCGTGGTGCCGGTCATGTTCTGGATCACAGTCGCATCGGCGTTCACGGCCTTGACGCCCTGCACATAGCCGCAGGCGAATTTTCGGATCAGCGGAATGTCCATGCCGCCGATGAATCCAACGGTGCCGGACTCGGATGCCAGCGCGGCCATCATCCCAACCAGGTACGATCCCTCATGTTCGTTGAACACAACCGAGCGGACGTTGGGGGCGTCGACCACCATGTCGATGATCGCGAACTTGGTGTCAGGATAGTCGGGGGCGACCTCACCCAGTACGTTGCCAAAGGCAAAACCGGTCATCACGATCGGGTTGTTGCCGTTTTCGGCAAAGCGGCGCAGGGCCTGTTCGCGCTGCGCCTCGGATTGCAGTTCGATTTCGCGAAAGGACTCACCGGTTTCCTCGGCCCAGCGGGTGGCGCCGGCAAAGGCGGCCTCGTTGAACGACTTGTCGAACTTGCCGCCAAGGTCAAAGATTAGCGCCGGTTCGGCTGCGGCGGCACCGGCTGTCAGAGCCAGCGTCGCAGCCGCGCCGAGGAATTTCTGCATGAGGGTCATGAGGTCTTGCTCCCAAGAGTTGGATCTGCGGCCGGTGATCCTGCCGCGTGTTCGTGGATCATCGAGGATCAACTGTAAGTAAGTCCGCACGCGGGGGAAGGGTCAACAGCTATTTGCAACTTATATTTGCAGCTGATCCGACCTTGGTGCTGTTAAAAGGGATAAGTTCCGCATCATGAGCACCGCATCAATGCGACTGCCGTCCGGTTGGGCATAATAGCCTTTGCGCAGGCCAGTGTTGACGTAGCCGAAATTTGCGTAAAATGCACGGGCTCTTGAATTTGTCGCAGCGGTTTCGAGGAAAATTCGCACCGCGCCGCGCACTTTGGCCTGTGACTCGAACCGGGTCAGGATGTCGGTGCCCAAGCCTCGGCGCTGATGATCTGGGTCAGTGGCAAGGGCCAGGATCTCGGCCTCGTCAATGATTACGCGGCCAAGGCAGAACGCATGTGGCCTGCTCACCAAGAGGGCGGTGGGCTGCGTCAGAAGATCGTCAAAATCCCGCGCTGACCACGGCGCCATGTCCTGATAGGCGCGGGCTTGCAGTGTCGCGAGCTGCTCTGATCTCACGGCAGCATAACCGGCGGCGCGGTGCGCGATGGCGCTGCGTCGGCGGGTTTGACATAGAGCGGGGCAGGGCGATGTGCGTCCGGTTGGTGCAGGTATTTGAGGCCGACAGCGGTCAGCGTTATCCCGATCCTGTCGGGCATCACCGGGTTGCTGTGGGCGTCCAACTGTTGGCAGATTTCGTCTGCCGCAAATCCCGATACTCCCATCCCGAAACGCATTTGCAAGTCAGCCGGAGTCGCAATGGGGTCGATCAGGCGCGCAGCCCCAACGGGCACTGCATCCTTGAATTGCTGCACATAGGCCTGCCCCCTCGGCGCAGGCAGGGAAAACAGCGTTGGTTCCATGGTTGGAATGGCCTTTGGCGTGGATTCCGGGTCGTCGGCGTAATGCGCCAGAACTTCGAACATCGACACGCCGATCGCTGGGATGTTCAGCGCCAGAGCCAGCCCGCGCGCCGCCGCAACCGATATCCTGATGCCGGTAAAATTGCCCGGTCCGATACCGACCGCAATGCCTGAAAGGTCATGCCAGTTCTTGCCTGCGCTGCGCAGCATGTCCTCAAGCATCGGAATCAGGTGCTCTGCCTGTCCCTTGGCCATGGCGTCATGGCGTTCTGCCAGAACAAAATTGTCATTGAGAAAGCCGTCCCGCCAGACCAAAGCGGCCGCGCAATGCGCGGCCGAGGTGTCAAAGCCCAGAACGAGTGCCTCAGACCGCAACCGGGCGAACCTCCGTCACCTCCGGAATGTAATGCCGCAGCAGATTCTCGATCCCCATCTTCAGCGTCAGGGTCGATGACGGGCAACCCGCGCAGGCGCCCTGCATGTGCAGGTAAACCACACCGCGATCAAAGCCGTGAAACGTTATATCGCCGCCATCCTGCGCCACGGCAGG is part of the Puniceibacterium sp. IMCC21224 genome and harbors:
- a CDS encoding ABC transporter ATP-binding protein, which produces MTDIAPAIELKGISKAFGPVQANKDIRVRVMPGTIHGIIGENGAGKSTLMSILYGFYKADAGEIFIGGKKTEIPDSQAAIAAGIGMVFQHFKLVQNFSVLENVILGAEDGRLLRPSLAKARGALKKLAEEYELSVDPDALVQNLSVGHQQRVEILKALYRQADILILDEPTGVLTPAEADHLFRILDNLRAEGKTIILITHKLREIMEITDTVSVMRRGEMTATVQTADTSPEELAELMVGRKVLLQFDKIPALPGPAVLEVENLRLHDDKGVERLRGISFEVRAGEVLGIAGVAGNGQSELLEVLGGYANATGIVRVNGIELDLTGSQSDGQSRREQGIAHVPEDRQNEGLIMPYAAWENAVFGYHRDPAFQSGLFMNNAAIRADAAGKMARFDVRPPDPNLAARNFSGGNQQKVVLAREIERNPDILLIGQPTRGVDIGAIEFIHQQIVALRDAGKAILLVSVELDEIFSLSDRIAVMFDGRIMGFRNPARTNQKELGLMMAGITNIPDKPLIEAVDEQLRAKEAREAASHE
- a CDS encoding BMP family protein, giving the protein MTLMQKFLGAAATLALTAGAAAAEPALIFDLGGKFDKSFNEAAFAGATRWAEETGESFREIELQSEAQREQALRRFAENGNNPIVMTGFAFGNVLGEVAPDYPDTKFAIIDMVVDAPNVRSVVFNEHEGSYLVGMMAALASESGTVGFIGGMDIPLIRKFACGYVQGVKAVNADATVIQNMTGTTPAAWNDPVKGSELTKAQISQGADVVYSAAGGTGVGVLQTAADEDILSIGVDSNQNYLHPGKVLTSMLKRVDNAVYDAMTSGADLETGINVMGIANGGIGYAVDEFNADLITAEMQAAVDDASAKIASGELMVHDYMSDNTCPVE
- a CDS encoding GNAT family N-acetyltransferase, whose translation is MRSEQLATLQARAYQDMAPWSARDFDDLLTQPTALLVSRPHAFCLGRVIIDEAEILALATDPDHQRRGLGTDILTRFESQAKVRGAVRIFLETAATNSRARAFYANFGYVNTGLRKGYYAQPDGSRIDAVLMMRNLSLLTAPRSDQLQI
- the tsaB gene encoding tRNA (adenosine(37)-N6)-threonylcarbamoyltransferase complex dimerization subunit type 1 TsaB — translated: MRSEALVLGFDTSAAHCAAALVWRDGFLNDNFVLAERHDAMAKGQAEHLIPMLEDMLRSAGKNWHDLSGIAVGIGPGNFTGIRISVAAARGLALALNIPAIGVSMFEVLAHYADDPESTPKAIPTMEPTLFSLPAPRGQAYVQQFKDAVPVGAARLIDPIATPADLQMRFGMGVSGFAADEICQQLDAHSNPVMPDRIGITLTAVGLKYLHQPDAHRPAPLYVKPADAAPSRTAPPVMLP